One window from the genome of Salvelinus fontinalis isolate EN_2023a chromosome 3, ASM2944872v1, whole genome shotgun sequence encodes:
- the LOC129845957 gene encoding leucine-rich repeat flightless-interacting protein 1-like isoform X3, whose translation MELPEMNDLQASYDDVLQELRGLELQRETLLFQVDVLQDALEGAEEMLAEAQREASHATMELEREKEAKRKLEDIVSSLMQEVERLKEERNTISAVPVYTLVKEQEREDEMARQQAQEMKIKKEAQEQIRDAPRDEDNSRQDAPLSIIRLDSESLGPNNGLSSETSTGGLLASFFKKGRREQPSDSPTRPSPLHVARLVSSEDVADGAQDSFTKFTKIVNKTFGPLALGSQTPGSNQEENGRDLSPDRNNDTDSISAYEDACADMPELEEGDGPRLPHDEGSPVDDEGDPSNGNELKSIKNPNESCILS comes from the exons ATGGAACTCCCTGAGATG AATGACCTGCAGGCGAGCTACGACGATGTGTTGCAGGAGCTGCGTGGGCTGGAGCTGCAGCGGGAGACTCTGTTGTTCCAGGTGGACGTTCTGCAGGACGCCCTGGAGGGGGCCGAGGAGATGCTGGCCGAGGCCCAGAGAGAGGCCAGCCACGCCACCATG GAGttggagcgagagaaagaggctAAGAGGAAGTTGGAGGACATTGTCAGTTCTCTGATGCAGGAGGTGGAGAGGCTAAAAGAG GAGAGGAACACCATATCAGCAGTCCCAGTGTACACACTTGTCAAGGAGCAGGAGAGGGAAGATGAGATGGCTAGACAACAAGCCCAAGAGATGAAAATCAAAAAGGAAGCACAGGAACAAATCAGGGATGCACCAAGGGATGAGGACAATTCTCGCCAAGATGCGCCTCTCTCTATTATCCGATTGGACAGTGAGAGCCTCGGGCCCAACAACGGGCTATCATCTGAGACCAGCACTGGGGGGCTGCTCGCTTCCTTCTTCAAAAAGGGGAGGAGGGAGCAGCCTTCTGACAGTCCGACCCGGCCCTCTCCTCTCCACGTTGCCCGGCTGGTGTCCTCTGAGGATGTAGCAGATGGGGCACAGGACAGCTTCACCAAGTTCACAAAGATAGTCAACAAGACCTTTGGGCCGTTGGCACTCGGTAGCCAGACCCCCGGGAGCAATCAGGAGGAGAACGGGCGTGACCTCTCCCCCGACAGGAACAATGACACAGACAGCATCAGCGCCTACGAAGACGCCTGCGCTGACATGCCTGAGCTGGAAGAGGGTGACGGGCCAAGGCTGCCCCATGATGAAGGATCCCCAGTAGATGATGAGGGAGATCCGTCGAATGGCAACGAACTCAAGAGCATCAAAAACCCCAATGAATCTTGCATTCTGTCGTAA
- the LOC129845957 gene encoding leucine-rich repeat flightless-interacting protein 2-like isoform X2, with protein MHSGTLERAGSPRKRTLSRGVSEDESLRNIIKEQSEEDQELMELPEMNDLQASYDDVLQELRGLELQRETLLFQVDVLQDALEGAEEMLAEAQREASHATMELEREKEAKRKLEDIVSSLMQEVERLKEERNTISAVPVYTLVKEQEREDEMARQQAQEMKIKKEAQEQIRDAPRDEDNSRQDAPLSIIRLDSESLGPNNGLSSETSTGGLLASFFKKGRREQPSDSPTRPSPLHVARLVSSEDVADGAQDSFTKFTKIVNKTFGPLALGSQTPGSNQEENGRDLSPDRNNDTDSISAYEDACADMPELEEGDGPRLPHDEGSPVDDEGDPSNGNELKSIKNPNESCILS; from the exons CAGTCTGAGGAAGATCAGGAACTGATGGAACTCCCTGAGATG AATGACCTGCAGGCGAGCTACGACGATGTGTTGCAGGAGCTGCGTGGGCTGGAGCTGCAGCGGGAGACTCTGTTGTTCCAGGTGGACGTTCTGCAGGACGCCCTGGAGGGGGCCGAGGAGATGCTGGCCGAGGCCCAGAGAGAGGCCAGCCACGCCACCATG GAGttggagcgagagaaagaggctAAGAGGAAGTTGGAGGACATTGTCAGTTCTCTGATGCAGGAGGTGGAGAGGCTAAAAGAG GAGAGGAACACCATATCAGCAGTCCCAGTGTACACACTTGTCAAGGAGCAGGAGAGGGAAGATGAGATGGCTAGACAACAAGCCCAAGAGATGAAAATCAAAAAGGAAGCACAGGAACAAATCAGGGATGCACCAAGGGATGAGGACAATTCTCGCCAAGATGCGCCTCTCTCTATTATCCGATTGGACAGTGAGAGCCTCGGGCCCAACAACGGGCTATCATCTGAGACCAGCACTGGGGGGCTGCTCGCTTCCTTCTTCAAAAAGGGGAGGAGGGAGCAGCCTTCTGACAGTCCGACCCGGCCCTCTCCTCTCCACGTTGCCCGGCTGGTGTCCTCTGAGGATGTAGCAGATGGGGCACAGGACAGCTTCACCAAGTTCACAAAGATAGTCAACAAGACCTTTGGGCCGTTGGCACTCGGTAGCCAGACCCCCGGGAGCAATCAGGAGGAGAACGGGCGTGACCTCTCCCCCGACAGGAACAATGACACAGACAGCATCAGCGCCTACGAAGACGCCTGCGCTGACATGCCTGAGCTGGAAGAGGGTGACGGGCCAAGGCTGCCCCATGATGAAGGATCCCCAGTAGATGATGAGGGAGATCCGTCGAATGGCAACGAACTCAAGAGCATCAAAAACCCCAATGAATCTTGCATTCTGTCGTAA